In Spirochaeta thermophila DSM 6578, the following proteins share a genomic window:
- a CDS encoding putative glycoside hydrolase: MRRFVSVLWFILVVFPAFPQEAPRYRLTPTTLFTSLDGGAAWQEHPLPAHLYPLTTLTWDRTDPHTLILATQHELLLTRDAGLTWKTLDLRGPLNASTHIRALALTGSSTLLAGTSFDGLFRSRDGGLTWEEVPLPEELPFYLGGGFHEEVAGIAPLEDGIAILLGFGKGAYLLPSGPPSPRPIPNPVPIERRFPEWGLDLQKILIQGEVLILPDETLITPVVRTEGKDPQRTRRTEKASGKHAIYLRSPLATPEHLPRYIELLERHGFNAVVIDFKDENGSLRYESSIPLARAMGAVRPLFDARTLIETLHAHGIYVIARLPVFKDKALALYDGGTYAFLDRKTGKPWGVFRTYTDEKTGETRTEQVEFWVDPYNEEVRAYNAAIAEEVASLGVDEIQFDYIRFPSDGDTSTLTSRYKRPQETPTDALIAFLSEVRERISVPISLDVFGFNATSRMSYLGQDITRLWPYIDVLCPMYYPSHYSRAFLPHLSYLERARWIYRESTLRAREMTEGQILIRPYVQTFLIGGERNFEEETYYTYFRLQIQGLIEAQAGGFTCWNASGNYYMIPPDFTLRPPESASAARLD; this comes from the coding sequence GTGCGCAGATTCGTCTCCGTCCTCTGGTTCATCCTCGTCGTCTTCCCCGCGTTCCCCCAAGAGGCCCCCCGCTACCGCCTCACCCCCACCACCCTCTTCACCTCACTCGACGGAGGCGCCGCCTGGCAGGAACACCCCCTCCCCGCCCACCTCTATCCCCTCACCACCCTCACCTGGGACCGCACCGACCCCCACACCCTCATCCTCGCCACCCAGCACGAGCTCCTCCTCACACGGGATGCAGGTCTCACCTGGAAGACCCTCGACCTCCGCGGCCCCCTCAACGCCTCCACCCACATCCGCGCCCTCGCGCTCACTGGGTCATCCACCCTCCTCGCAGGCACCTCCTTCGACGGCCTCTTCCGAAGCCGCGACGGCGGACTCACCTGGGAGGAAGTACCCCTCCCGGAGGAACTTCCCTTCTACCTGGGAGGCGGATTCCACGAGGAAGTGGCGGGCATCGCCCCCCTCGAGGACGGCATCGCCATCCTCCTCGGATTCGGGAAGGGAGCCTATCTCCTCCCCTCGGGCCCCCCGTCACCCCGCCCCATCCCCAATCCCGTCCCCATCGAACGGCGGTTCCCCGAGTGGGGTCTCGACCTCCAGAAGATCCTCATCCAGGGCGAGGTCCTCATCCTTCCCGATGAGACCCTCATCACCCCCGTCGTGCGGACCGAGGGAAAAGACCCGCAGCGCACACGACGCACGGAAAAGGCCTCGGGCAAGCACGCCATCTATCTCCGGTCCCCTCTCGCCACCCCCGAACACCTCCCCCGCTACATCGAGCTCCTCGAGAGACACGGCTTCAACGCCGTGGTCATAGACTTCAAGGACGAGAACGGCTCCCTTCGCTACGAGAGCTCCATCCCCCTCGCGCGTGCCATGGGTGCGGTGCGCCCCCTCTTCGACGCCCGCACGCTCATCGAGACCCTCCACGCCCACGGCATCTACGTGATCGCACGGCTCCCCGTGTTCAAGGACAAGGCCCTCGCCCTCTACGACGGCGGCACCTATGCCTTCCTCGACAGGAAGACAGGAAAACCCTGGGGCGTGTTCCGCACCTACACCGACGAGAAGACGGGCGAGACGAGAACCGAGCAGGTGGAGTTCTGGGTCGATCCATACAACGAGGAGGTACGCGCGTACAACGCCGCCATCGCCGAGGAGGTGGCCTCCCTCGGAGTGGACGAAATCCAGTTCGACTACATCAGGTTTCCCTCCGACGGGGACACCTCCACCCTCACCTCCCGCTACAAACGGCCGCAGGAGACACCCACCGACGCCTTGATCGCCTTTCTCTCCGAGGTGAGGGAAAGGATCTCCGTACCCATCAGCCTCGACGTCTTCGGATTCAACGCCACCAGCAGGATGAGCTACCTCGGACAGGACATCACCCGACTCTGGCCCTACATCGACGTGCTCTGCCCCATGTACTACCCCTCCCACTACAGCAGGGCCTTCCTCCCACACCTCTCCTACCTCGAAAGGGCGAGGTGGATCTACCGGGAGAGCACCCTCAGGGCCCGCGAGATGACCGAGGGCCAGATCCTCATCAGGCCCTACGTCCAGACATTCCTCATCGGAGGGGAGCGGAACTTCGAGGAGGAGACCTACTACACCTACTTCAGGCTCCAGATCCAGGGACTCATCGAGGCGCAGGCCGGCGGGTTCACCTGCTGGAACGCCTCGGGCAACTACTACATGATCCCCCCCGACTTCACCCTCCGGCCTCCTGAATCCGCATCGGCCGCCCGACTCGACTAG